One Argiope bruennichi chromosome 5, qqArgBrue1.1, whole genome shotgun sequence DNA segment encodes these proteins:
- the LOC129969463 gene encoding uncharacterized protein LOC129969463 produces MYVFPPKLQDLSTWSSKSRPSNSKEVWEISAPPDHSLYWSLVLSFVIASPEKSDWMERLLGTEKEIQELMQKKNIKGQKLVPQNIKKQVMNFNPFKNQHSFYHNKDMTNIFRMFSLRLKRAANQMSKKYTEGGDDLKLRAATKMLKCCIEVYETDSEGNKLPVKINAPVVGRDTLVLFKHSGVRKQYKTMSPSGQDRDHKVIDTFAFGMSLNHVIPLRRDALGHILKRTDINHEIIRELQQDFTGNGNFLVSLMIKNSRMETVPSIYASPYIAWKLEAARFVTDPCSSKVEGGGSDEGGLSAFYHCLGRDSTLLLRVLYDYASNSFEHSDNTTRNPDTEILRALIRIGDALQNDHSKSKGFSMLADKKGIAVKSYEEILSFNEFQRRVVEKIAALPRNCSPQVPQTDDDGSNLMRRKQIITSLLEIYPKYFYYPNVNQVESTVTDENKYRVFQNFIQRSEYYENLDNYSCLLFFDNFLFLDLPSDIMNSAVQNLFLTVFGYKLFRKCVHGVHCTKHDITPEDSTLRVIPFIFRSKFLESAKAVEEKLKFSSSGSAGKSPKYQSRKEKNPNSVLMQVTSGLKNLPEIKDEFLIARLRNYLDIATNITITDVDMKGVLAIERALQVIGETLNTSESSSVIGHLLCSCLPQCAIEEFFRIRNHCLSKYRSRVMGGKLNLEREIVRFRDIQDLIKEVHYMFKPVYVSQLLRITNFMVETGLYESKDIDPTISQNMEREHNGVIRLLTEKYIQNKSRYKCLANNLLDYVQREAGDKKCFKFQKLGQISTLKFLFAFLASQCDDANKDEILHILQDLDKLSKNFESKANLAKQMEIEISNSEYEEIIRIVSNFRNIIDNIFSDVKECPMRIIDHSVVANFFSDARSFSWFTDEEMTTIKEKISEQLQSSRKAKASLKEYLKKENQLSEEEAQQLLFIIFAAQKDKKCISANLSSNPEVALKALDSIEKDEQDIFKKNNDREDDIDCLMKFTETDEGNHLLLKMDFSDNDDLQRKVLEFLNRKVEFLLDRISYLKAILIEEDEEILSLWNWGKSEAIKTHTRYLMRQRYRREKDVRASLEMLLFDCMNILKTRSSLSRLWSKANDLFSGVSLRDILSHGSTILEIVGGYLDQDDLPSHFIDKMLELIEDGDALRTLSDLWGKKRIMDLKQFQRMLDEDDPSLREVQKWRKKRSESIGGWRDYLPLLPLK; encoded by the coding sequence atgtaCGTTTTTCCACCGAAACTCCAAGATTTGTCAACATGGTCTTCCAAAAGCAGACCTTCGAACTCCAAAGAAGTATGGGAAATCAGCGCACCGCCAGACCACAGTCTGTATTGGTCTTTAGTCCTCTCTTTTGTGATAGCCTCGCCGGAAAAGTCAGACTGGATGGAGCGCTTGCTGGGCACCGAGAAGGAGATTCAAGAATTGATGCAGAAAAAGAATATCAAAGGTCAGAAGTTGGTTcctcaaaacataaaaaaacaagtGATGAATTTCAATCCGTTTAAGAATCAACATTCTTTTTATCATAACAAAGACATGACCAATATCTTTCGAATGTTCAGTCTGAGATTGAAGCGCGCTGCAAACCAGATGAGCAAAAAGTATACTGAAGGGGGCGATGACTTAAAACTGAGGGCCGCCACCAAGATGCTCAAGTGCTGCATAGAAGTGTACGAAACAGATTCGGAAGGAAACAAGTTACCTGTGAAAATTAATGCTCCTGTTGTTGGCAGGGATACATTAGTCTTGTTTAAACATTCCGGAGTCCGTAAGCAGTATAAAACTATGTCACCATCAGGACAAGATCGTGACCACAAAGTGATAGACACATTTGCTTTTGGAATGAGCCTTAACCACGTGATACCGTTGAGACGGGATGCTTTAGGACATATCTTGAAAAGAACAGATATAAATCATGAGATAATCCGGGAACTACAACAGGATTTCACTGGCAATGGAAATTTTTTGGTCTCTCTGATGATCAAAAATTCGAGAATGGAAACCGTACCATCAATTTATGCCTCTCCTTATATTGCTTGGAAGTTAGAGGCGGCAAGATTTGTCACTGATCCTTGTTCTTCGAAGGTGGAAGGTGGTGGTTCTGACGAAGGTGGATTGTCTGCTTTCTATCATTGCCTGGGACGGGATTCCACTCTTCTTCTTCGCGTTCTTTATGACTATGCTTCGAACAGTTTCGAGCATTCTGATAATACGACGAGGAATCCAGACACAGAAATTCTGAGAGCTCTGATAAGAATTGGGGATGCTTTACAAAACGACCATTCGAAATCGAAAGGTTTTTCTATGTTAGCAGATAAGAAAGGCATTGCTGTTAAGagttatgaagaaattttatccTTTAATGAGTTTCAGCGTCGTGTTGTCGAAAAGATCGCTGCATTGCCGAGGAATTGTTCACCGCAAGTTCCCCAAACTGATGATGATGGTAGTAATTTAATgagaagaaaacaaattattacatcACTTTTGGAGATTTatccaaagtatttttattacCCTAATGTAAATCAGGTAGAAAGTACTGTCACAGATGAAAacaaatacagggtgtttcagaACTTCATTCAGCGTAgtgaatattatgaaaatttggaTAATTATAGTTGCCTTTTGttctttgataattttcttttcttagatcTTCCGTCCGATATTATGAATTCTGCCgttcaaaatttgtttctaaCTGTATTTGGTTACAAACTGTTTCGAAAATGCGTGCATGGCGTTCACTGCACCAAACACGATATAACTCCCGAGGACTCCACACTTCGCGTGATTCCTTTTATCTTTAGATCTAAATTTTTAGAGAGTGCCAAAGCTGTggaggaaaaactaaaattttcctCGTCTGGCAGTGCTGGAAAATCCCCGAAATATCAatcaagaaaggaaaaaaatcctaACTCTGTTTTGATGCAAGTCACCTCTGGTCTGAAAAATCTTCCAGAAATAAAAGACGAATTCTTGATTGCTAGACTTCGGAACTATCTTGATATTGCAACCAATATCACGATTACTGACGTAGACATGAAAGGAGTTTTGGCCATAGAGCGTGCTCTACAAGTTATTGGGGAGACATTGAATACATCAGAAAGTTCTAGTGTTATTGGCCATCTGCTTTGTTCCTGTCTACCTCAATGCgccattgaagaatttttcagaattcgTAATCACTGTTTATCAAAATATCGATCTCGAGTGATGGGTGGAAAATTGAACTTGGAAAGAGAGATCGTAAGATTCAGAGATATACAGGATTTGATAAAAGAAGTTCATTATATGTTTAAACCAGTTTATGTTAGTCAGTTATTGAGAATTACCAATTTTATGGTCGAAACAGGCTTATATGAATCAAAAGATATTGATCCAACTATTTCACAAAATATGGAAAGAGAACATAATGGTGTTATTCGCTTGTTGAcagaaaaatatatccaaaataaaagCAGATACAAATGTCTAGCAAATAATTTGCTTGATTATGTTCAAAGGGAAGCTGgagataaaaaatgtttcaaatttcaaaaacttgggcaaatttctactttgaaattcttatttgctTTTTTAGCTAGCCAATGCGATGATGCAAACAAGGATGAAATTCTTCATATTCTGCAGGATTTGGACAAATTAAGTAAAAACTTTGAAAGTAAAGCTAATTTAGCCAAGcaaatggaaattgaaatttcCAATTCCGAATATGAAGAGATTATTAGAATCGTGTCAAATTTTCGTAACatcattgataatatattttctgatgtAAAAGAATGTCCAATGAGAATAATCGATCATTCTGTAGTGGCAAATTTTTTTAGCGATGCCCGAAGTTTCAGTTGGTTCACTGACGAAGAAATGACAACAATCAAAGAAAAGATTTCTGAACAGTTGCAATCATCTCGAAAAGCTAAagcatctttaaaagaatatttgaagaaagaaaaccAATTATCTGAAGAAGAAGCGCAACAACTTTTGTTCATCATTTTCGCAGctcaaaaagacaaaaaatgcATATCAGCGAATCTTTCCAGTAATCCTGAAGTTGCTTTGAAGGCCCTTGATTCAATCGAGAAAGACGAACAGGACATATTCAAGAAGAATAACGATCGAGAAGATGACATTGATTGCTTGATGAAATTTACAGAAACTGATGAAGGAAACCATTTATTGCTAAAAATGGATTTCTCAGATAATGATGATTTGCAGCGGAAAGTACTGGAATTTCTAAATCGGAAAGTTGAGTTTCTACTCGACAGAATCAGTTACCTAAAGGCAATACTCATAGAAGAGGATGAAGAGATCCTTAGCCTATGGAATTGGGGTAAAAGCGAGGCGATCAAGACTCATACTAGATATCTCATGCGCCAGCGGTATAGGCGAGAAAAGGACGTCAGAGCGTCTCTGGAGATGCTGCTTTTCGATTGCATGAACATCCTTAAGACGAGATCGTCCCTCAGCAGACTCTGGTCAAAAGCCAATGACCTGTTCTCTGGGGTCAGCCTCCGCGACATCCTGTCCCATGGGAGCACAATTCTCGAGATCGTTGGTGGGTATCTAGACCAAGATGATCTCCCTTCACATTTCATAGACAAAATGTTGGAGCTTATAGAGGATGGCGATGCCCTGAGGACCCTTTCAGATCTGTGGGGGAAGAAGAGGATCATGGATCtaaaacaatttcaaagaatGCTGGATGAAGATGATCCTTCCCTCCGGGAAGTTCAGAAATGGAGGAAGAAAAGATCTGAGAGCATAGGAGGCTGGAGGGACTACCTGCCTCTTTTACCTCTGAA